AGGTGACTGCCGACCCAGTAGCGTCGCCGGGCCGCTTCGCTGGAGAGGAACTCCTGCGCCGTCATGGGCGTGCGGACGGGCGCGCCCTTGCCTCGATAGTCGGGGATGCCGGAGTCGGTCGAGACGCCGGCGCCGGTGAGCACGGCAACGCGGCGGCCGGCGAGCACATCGACGGCACGGCCGACGGCGGCGGTCGCTGCATGATCGAGGTCCAGCACGCTCGTCATCGTCCCACCCCCTTCGCGTTCGCGTCGCGTCCGACACTACGCCTGCCCGTTTTCGGGGATGTTACGGCGGCGGCCCGTGCCACAGTGGATGCCATGGACATCTCCCGGATCGACGCCGCCGATGACCCTCGGCTCGCCGACTACCGTGACCTCACCGACGTCGCGCTGCGACGCGTGCGGGAGCCGGAGGGCGGCCTGTACATCGCCGAGTCCGCGAAGGTGCTCCGTCGGGCGCTGAGCGCCGGCCACCGGCCGCGCTCCGTGCTGGTGCAGGAGAAATGGCTCGACGAAGTGACGGCGCTCCTCGAAGAGGCGGATGCGGTCGACGTGCCGATCTTCGTCGTCCCCGCCGACGTGGCGGAGGCCGTGACCGGTTATGCCGTGCACCGGGGCGCACTGGCGGCGATGCACCGACCCGCTCTTCCGTCGGTGGCCGACGTGATCGCCTCGGCGCGCACCGTGCTCGTGCTCGAAGACATCGTCGACCACACCAACGTCGGAGCGGCCTTCCGCGCGGCGGCGGGCCTCGGCGCCGATGCGGTGCTCGTGAGCCCCCGCTGCGCCGACCCGCTCTACCGCCGCAGCGTGCGCGTCAGCATGGGCACCGTCTTCCAGGTGCCGTGGGCGCGGCTGCCGGAGTGGCCGGATGCCGGAGCGGTGCTGCGCGATGCAGGCCTCCACGTGGCGGCGCTCGCCCTCGCCGACGGCGCCGTGCCGTTGGACGCGTTCGCGGCCGCGCGACCCGAGCGAGTGGCGCTGCTGCTCGGTGCCGAGGGCGACGGGCTGTCGAGGCGCGCGCTCGCGGCGGCCGACACCGTCGTGACCATCCCGATGGCCGGCGGGGTGGACTCGCTCAATGTCGCGGCGGCGGCGGCCGTCGCGTTGTGGGCGCTCCGCTAGACCGAGTGACCGCGCGGAGCGTCGAAGTCGGCGCCCGGGGCGAGGGTGACGATCGGCAGGGCGTCGGGGCGCTTGGCGACGATCTCGTCGCCGGAGGACTGCTGGCGGAGGCGTCTCAGCACCCACGGCACGAGGTACTGACGCGCCCAGACGATGTCGTTCCCCCGCGCTTCGCGCCACGTCAGGGACGGGAGAGGATCGGGCTGCATGGGACGCAGATCGTTGGGGACGTTGAGCGCCCGCAGCACCATCCGCGCGACCTCGTGGTGGCCGAGGGAGTTGTAGTGCAGGCGATCGTCGTCGAAGAAGCGCATGTCCTGCACCTCCTTGAGTGCCCACTGATCGGCCACGATGCAGTCGTGACGATCGGCGATCGCGCGGATGTTCTCGTTGTAGATCGCGACACGCCCACGGATGCCGCGGAACACGGGGGTGAAGTCGGTGTCGATGCCCGTGAAGACCACGACCGTCGCGCCCCGGGACGACAGCCGGACGACGGCATCCTCGAACTGTGCCGCCACGGCGTCGGGGTCGCCGCCCGGACGGATCACGTCGTTCCCCCCGGCGGAGAAGGTCACCAGGTCGGGGTTGAGAGCCAGCGCCGGTTCCACCTGATCGGCCACGATCTGCCCGATCAGCTTGCCGCGAACGGCGAGGTTCGCGTACGCGAAGTCGTCCACCTGCGCTCCGAGGACCTCGGCGACCCGGTCGGCCCAGCCGCGGTGCTCACCGGGGGAGCCGGGGATGGGGTCGCCGATGCCCTCCGTGAAGGAGTCGCCGATCGCCACCATGCGCTGCCAGGGATGGGCGACCTCGATCGGCGCGGACGGTGTGCGGTGGTCGTCGTTCGGTGGTTCGTTTCGGCGCATGCTTCTTCCTCGACACAGACAGGCCCCGGTCCGGGGGTCAGGGGGGTCGTTTCGAGGCTACTCCCGCCCGCGAGCGTCTAGGGTGGTCACTCGTGACAGGGGACGAGCAGACGCATTTCGGCAGCTTCGCCGCCGAGCATCTGTCGCCCGCGTTCCCCCAGCGCGCACCGTGGGGGACCGCCCAGAATCTCCGCGCCTGGCAGGCTGAGGCCCTCGAGGCGTACTTCGCGGCCGACGGTCCCGACGGGGTCGGCAACGGACCGCGCGACTTCCTCGCCGCGGCGACACCCGGTGCCGGCAAGACCACGTTCGCACTGCGGCTCGCCTCCGAGCTCCTGCGCCGTGGCGTGGTCGATAGCATCGTCGTGGTCGCTCCCACCGAGCATCTGAAGACACAGTGGGCCGACGCCGCCGCCCGCGTCTCCATCCGCCTCGACCCGCGCTTCAGCAATCGCCACCACGCGCCCGCCCGGCACTATCACGGGGTGGCGGTGACGTATGCGCAGGTCGCGGTGAAGGCGTCGGTGCATCAGCGACTCGTGATGGACGCCCGCACACTCGTCATCCTCGACGAGGTGCACCACGGCGGCGATGCGCTCAGCTGGGGGGAGGCGCTGCGCGAGGCCTACGGCCGGGCGACTCGTCGCCTGCTCCTGTCGGGAACGCCGTTCCGCAGCGATACCGCCCCCATTCCGTTCGTCGAGTACCACCCGAACGCGAAGGGCATCCGCCTCTCCCGTACCGACTACAACTACGGCTACGGGCGGGCGCTCGCCGACGGCGTCGTGCGTCCGGTGCTCTTCCTCGTCTACGCGGGCAAGATGCGGTGGCGCACGCGCGCGGGAGACGAGCTGGAAGCCCATCTCGGGCAGGACAACACGAAGGACATCACGGCACAGGCGTGGCGCACCGCCCTCGATCCCGAGGGGGACTGGATACCGGCCGTCCTCCAATCCGCCGACCGGCGCTTGAGCGAGGTGCGACAGGACGTGCCGGATGCCGGCGGCCTCGTGATCGCGACCGACCAGACGGCCGCACGCGCCTACGCGGCGATCCTCCGCGACATCACGGGCGAGCAGCCGACCGTCGTCCTCTCCGACGACAAGGCCGCGTCGCGGCGGATCGAGACCTTCGCCCAGTCGACGTCGCGCTGGATGGTCGCGGTGCGCATGGTGTCCGAAGGGGTCGACGTGCCTCGGCTGGCGGTGGGTGTGTACGCCACGAGCGCCTCGACGCCCCTGTTCTTCGCGCAGGCCATCGGTCGATTCGTTCGCGCGCGGCGTCGCGGCGAGACGGCATCCGTCTTCCTGCCGAACGTTCCGCAGCTGCTGAACCTGGCGGGGGAGCTCGAACGTGAACGCGATCACGCGCTCGATCGCGAGACCGACGGCGACGGCGATGGGCTCGACGACGACCTGTTGGACTCCGCAGAGCGCGAGGATTCGGCCTCCGACGCGCTCACCGAGGAGTTCAGCTACCAGGCGCTCGGTTCGGTCGCCCACTTCGACCGCGTGCTCTTCGACGGGAAGGAGTTCGGGCAGCTGGCTGTGCCCGGGACGCCCGAGGAGGAGGAGTTCCTCGGCCTTCCCGGCCTGCTCGAGCCCGAGCACGTCCACGAGCTCCTGATGCAGCGGCAAGCGCGTCAGTCCCGCCACCGTCGGTTGCGCGAGTCGTCGACGTCCGAGGCGGGGAGTGCCCCGGATGCCGGTGACGGACTCCCCGCGCCGCTCCACCGCACTCTGCGCGAGCAGCGGCAGCTCCTCAACAGCCTCGTCGGTTTGTACGCACGTCAGAGCGGCGAGCCGCATGGGTCGGTGCACGCGGAGCTGCGTCGAGTGTGCGGCGGACCGGAGGTCTCGCGTGCCACCGTCGCCCAGCTGCAGGCGCGCATCGAGCTCCTCCGCGCTCGCGTGCGGGCTTGACCGCCCCTGTCCGCTGGCGGCGGTGAACCGCTTCGGAACCCCGAAATGCTGGCAATGTCGCGCTCGGCGACGGTTGGGCCGTGAGGCCGCTCTAGCGTAAGGGGGTGAATTCCCCCGGTTCCCCTGCGTCCGCCACGCCCCGCGACCACCGCCGCTGGGCGCAGTATCTCGTCGACGAACGGAGCGAGGCGCGCGTCTACCGCGAGCTCGCCGACCGGCGCGAGGGTGAAGAACGCGAGATCCTGCTGGCGCTCGCGGATGCCGAGGGCCGCCACGAGGCGCATTGGCTGGAACTCCTCGGAGGAGAGCCGCAGCGACTGCCGGCGCCGAGTGTCGGTTCGCGTCTGCTGGGGTGGATGGCGCGGCGGTTCGGCTCGATCTTCGTGCTCGCCCTCGCCCAGAACGCCGAGTCGCGCTCGCCGTACGACTCCGAGCCCTTCGCGACCTCGCGGATGGCCGCCGACGAGAAGATCCACGGCGAAGTCGTCCGCGGGCTCGCGGCGCGCGGCCGGCGACGCCTGTCGGGCACGTTCCGTGCGGCCGTCTTCGGCGCCAACGACGGTCTCGTCTCGAACCTCGCCCTCGTGATGGGCATCGGCGCGACGGGGGTGGGCGCGCAGTTCGTGCTCTTCAGCGGGATCGCCGGCCTGCTCGCGGGCGCCCTCTCGATGGGGGCGGGGGAGTACGTCTCGGTACGGTCGCAACGCGAGCTGCTCGAGGCCACCGAGCCGAACGACCACGCCGACGACGTGCTGGCGGAGCTCGACATCGACGCGAACGAACTCGCGCTCGTGTACCGCACGCGGGGCATGACCGAGGACGAGGCGCTCGCGCACGCCCGAGAGATCGTGGCCCGCGCGCAGGGGGAAGAGGCGGGCGTCGTGCGGACGCATGAACGCAGCACCGACCACGAGGTCGTCGGCAGCGCGCTGGGCGCCGCCGGGTCGAGCTTCCTCTTCTTCGCGTCGGGCGCCATTATCCCGGTGCTGCCATGGCTCTTCGGTCTCTCGGGCGTCGCCGCGATCGTGCTGGCGCTCGCACTCGTCGGCATCGCGCTCCTCGCGACCGGCGCGACCGTCGGGCTGCTCTCGGGTGCACCGCCCCTGCGCCGGGGGCTGCGCCAGCTGGCGATCGGGTTCGGCGCCGCCGCGATCACCTACATCCTCGGTCTCGTCTTCGGGGTCTCGGTCGGCTGACTCCGGTTCGTCGGGGTCTCCGGAACGTGCTAGGCTCGATCCTCGGTTGGCGACAACCACACACCCATGCGCGGGTGGCGGAATAGGTAGACGCGCTAGCTTGAGGTGCTAGTGCCCGTATAGGGCGTGGGGGTTCAAGTCCCCCCTCGCGCACAGAACGAAAAGGGTCCCGATAGGGGCCCTTTTCGCATTCCCGGATGCTCCCTCGCCGACGGGTGGACGGCGCCGTCTCCGGTAGCGTGGAGCGCATGCCCGAGCCCGTGCAACTGCCCGAGGTCGTCCGCATCGCGCGAGACCTCATCCGGATCGACACCACCAATTGGGGAGAGGGTCGTTCTGCGGGGGAGCGCGAGGCCGCCGAGTACGTCGGCGCCTACCTCGAAGGCCTCGGCCTCGAGCCGGAGTACTTCGAGCCCGTGCCGCGCCGCACGAACCTGTCGGTGCGCGTCCCCGGTCGTGATCGCACCAAGCCCGCCCTCGTCCTGCACGGTCACCTCGATGTCGTGCCCGCCGTCGCAGAGGACTGGAGCGTCGACCCGTTCGGCGGCGAGATCCGCGACGGCATGCTGTGGGGCCGCGGCGCCGTCGACATGAAGGACATGGACGCCATGATCCTGGCATCCCTCGGCACCATCCTCCGAGCAGGTGAGCAGCCGGAACGGGATCTCGTCGTGACGTTCTTCGCCGATGAGGAGAACGGCGGCGTCGAGGGCTCGCAGCTCGTCGTCCGCGAGCGACCGGAATGGTTCGCCGGAGCCACCGAGGCGATCAGCGAGGTCGGCGGCTACTCGATTCCCGTCGGCGACCGGCAGGCCTACCTGCTCCAAGTCGGCGAGAAGGCTCTCGTGTGGCTGCGCCTGCGCGCCCGCGGGGTCGCCGGCCACGGCAGCCGGTTCCACACCGACAACGCGGTCACCCGGCTGGCCGAGGCCGTCGCCGCACTCGGGCGCACCGCCTGGCCCCTTGCGCTCACCGACACGACGCGTCAGACGGTGGCAGGCCTGGCCGATCTCTGCGGAGGCGACCCGAGCGATCCGGATGCCGTCGCCGACAGCACCGGCCCGGCATCCGGGTTCCTCCGGTCGACGCTGCGCACGACGACCAATCCGACGGGCCTCACCGCCGGCTACAAGCACAACGTCATCCCCGACGCCGCGGTCGCCACGATCGACGTGCGCACGCTTCCGGGGCGCGAGGACGAGGTGCTCGCAGAGATCCAGCGCATCGTCGGCGACGACATCGTCGTGGAGATCTCCCATCGCGACATCGGGCTGGAGGTGCCGTTCTCGGGCCCGCTGGTCGAGGCGATGGTCGGCGCCCTGGACCGCCACGATCCCGGCGTGCCGGTGATCCCGTACCTCATGGGTGGCGGCACCGACAACAAGGCGCTCGCGGAGCTCGGCATCGCCGGGTACGGCTTCGCCCCGTTGCGCCTGCCGCGCGAACTCGACTTCACCGGTATGTTCCACGGGGTGGACGAGCGCGTGCCGCTCGACGCGCTCACCTTCGGGCAGCGCGTGCTCACCGACCTTCTCCGCAGCTACTGAGAGGCCCTCATGGGTTCGTTCTTCGACGCGATCATCCTCGGCATCGTGCAGGGGCTCACCGAATTCCTGCCGATCTCCTCGAGCGCTCACCTGCGCATCGTCGGCGAGATCCTGCCCGCGGCTCAGGACCCGGGCGCGACCTTCACGGCGATCACCCAGATCGGCACCGAGCTCGCGGTGCTCGTCTACTTCTGGCACCGCATCGTCCGGATCATCGCGCAGTGGTTCCGCTCGCTCACGGGGCGTGTGCCGCGCAACGACCCTGACGCGCGGATGGGGTGGATCGTGATCCTCGGGACGTTGCCGATCGGCATCCTGGGATTCCTGTTCCAGGACGTGATCCGCGACACGTTCCGCAACCTGTGGCTCGTCGCCATCGTGCTCATCGTGTTCGGTCTGCTGCTGGGCGCGGCCGACGCGCTCGGCAAGCGCGTGCGCACCGAGAAGGACCTCACCTATCCTCACGGTCTGGCCCTCGGTGTCGCGCAGGCGCTGGCGCTGGTTCCCGGTGTCTCGCGCTCCGGCGCGACCACGACGATGGGTCTCGCCCTCGGGTACACGCGACCGGCCGCCGCCGAGGTGGCGTTCCTCCTCGCCGTCCCGGCGGTGTTCGGCAGCGGGCTCTATGAGCTGTACCACGCGATCCGCGAGCCCGGAGCGCAGGTCTTCACGATGGTCGAGACCGCCGTCGCGACCGTCATCGCCTTCGGAGTGGGCCTCGCCGTGATCGCCTTCCTCATGCGCTACCTCAGCCGGGGGAGCTTCCTCCCGTTCGTGCTGTACCGACTTGCGCTGGGCACCGTGCTGATCATCCTGCTCGCGACGGGCGTGATGCAGGCCTACTGAGCTCTCAGCGGCGAGGGTCGTCGCGGCCGGGCTTCTGCGGGCCCTCGCCGCCGCGACGGAGGTACTTCTCGAACTCCTGTGCGATCGCGTCGCCGGAGGCCTCGGGGGAGTCCCACGTGTCGCGCGTCGCCTCGAGCTGATGGATGTACTCCGTCATCTCCTCGTCGTCCGCGGCGGCCGCGTCGATCGAGGCCTCCCACGCGAGCGCTTCCGCCGGAAGCTGACCGCGCTCCACGTCGGCGCCCGTCATGTCGGACAGCCGGTCGAGGAGCGCCAGGGTCGCCTTGGGGGAGGGCGTGTGCCCCGCGACGTAGTGGGGAACGCTCGCCCACAGGGCCACGGTGGGGATACCCGCCTCCTCGGCGACGGCTCCCAGCACGCTCAGGATGCCGACGGGGCCCTCGTAGGTGGGGCGCTCCAGCGACAGCGTCGTGCGCAGGGCGTCGTTGTCGCTGCCGGCGAAGATGGAGATCGGGCGGGTGTGCGGCACGTCCGACATCATCGACCCCAGTGCGACGATGCCGGTGATGTCCTCGCTGAGCGCCGCGTCGACGAGTTCCGCCGCGAACGCCTGCCACGCCCGCGCGGGCTCGACGCCGGTCAGCAGCCAGAGCCTCGGGGCTTCGGGATCGCTCCCGGGGAGATGGGGCGGTCGCCAGAGGGTCGCGTCCGGCCAGACCAGCTCGCGTGCACCTTCGGCCGTGAGACGGACGTGCGGGCGCGTGTACTGATAGTCGAAGTACAACTCGGGATCGACGGCGTACACCTGCTCGTAGTCGCGCGTCGTGCGCAGGTGAGCGGCCGCCGCCGAGGCGGCTTCTCCGGCATCGTTCCACCCGTCGAAGGCGATGACGAGTACCCGTTGACCCAGACCGTCCACCCCGCTCCTTCCGTCCGTGCGGCGTTCCCCCACGATACGCCCGCCCGCCCTGACCGGGGCGTCGGCCCGCGGGGATGACGCCCTGCGCTCGTTACGATGGAGACGTGACTCCCGCTCTCCCCGCCGCGGTCCTCTGGGACATGGACGGCACCCTCGTCGATACCGAGCCCTACTGGATCGCTGCGGAGGCGCCCCTCGTCGAACGCTTCGGGGGCACGTGGACGCACGAGCAGGCGCTGCAGATGGTCGGCATGGGGCTGGAGGATGCCGCACGCATTCTGCAGGATGCCGGCGTGCGGATGCCTGTCCACGAGATCATCGACGTCCTCACCACCGAGGTCATGCGGCAGTTGCGTTCCGAGGGTGTGCCGTTCCGGCCGGGTGCCAAGGAGCTCCTCCTCGGTCTGCGGGACGCCGGCATCCCGACGGCGCTCGTCACGATGTCGATGCGGCGGATGGCCACCGAGATCGTCGATCTCATCGAGTTCGAGGCGTTCGATCTGGTCATCGGCGGCGACGACGTGGCCCGGCCCAAGCCGTTCCCCGATCCCTACCTGCAGGCGTGCGAGGCGCTGGGAGTGCGACCCGAGGACGTCGTGGCGATCGAGGATTCGCCGAACGGTCTGCGTTCGTCGCTCGCGGCCGGGATCGCCTCGCTCGGCGTGCCGAACGTGGTCTCGCTGGTCGGAGTGGGGGCACACGAGCTGTGGCCCACGCTCGACGGACGAACCGTCGCCGATCTTGCCGCCTTCCATGCCGCTCACCGCCAGGAGACCCCCGCGTGAACACCGATCTGCGACCGAGCGGCCCGTTCCGCTACGGCGACCGCGTCCAGCTGACGGGACCCAAAGGTCGCCTTCACACGATCACGCTCCGCGACGGCGGCGAGCTCCACACTCATCACGGTGTGCTGAAGCACGCGAGCATCGTCGACCAACCCGACGGCTCTGTCGTCACCAACAGCGGCGGCCACGAGTACCTCGCCCTGCGACCCCTGCTGCGCGACTTCGTCATGTCGATGCCGCGCGGCGCGGCGATCGTGTACCCGAAGGATGCCGCCCAGATCCTCGCCGCGGCGGACATCTTCCCCGGGGCGAGCGTGGTCGAGGCCGGGGTGGGCTCCGGAGCGCTGTCGCTGTGGCTGCTGCGGGCGATCGGTACGGCGGGCCGTCTGGTGTCGTTCGAGCGACGGGAGGAGTTCTCCCAGGTCGCCGAGGCCAACGTTGAGACGTTCCTGGGTCACTACCCCGACACGTGGCAGGTCGTCGTCGGAGACCTCGTGGAGCAGCTGCCGCAGGCGGTGGCCCCGGCATCCGTCGATCGCGTCGTTCTCGACATGCTGGCGCCCTGGGAGTGCATCGACGTCGTCGCCGACGCGCTCACCCCCGGTGGTGTCGTGCTCTGCTACGTCGCCACCGCGACCCAGCTGAGCCGCGTCGCGGAGTATCTCCGCGCGACGGGGCTGTTCACCGATCCCGAGGCGACGGAGACCATGGTGCGGGGCTGGCACGTCGAGGGACTCGCCGTGCGCCCGGACCACCGGATGGTCGCGCACACGGGATTCCTCCTCACCGCCCGACGACTGGCCCCGGGGGCCGTTCCGCCGGACGTCCGCAAGCGTGCGCTCAAGAAGCCGTCGTACGCCGACGAGGACGTCGAGATCTGGACCCCGGGGGCTGTCGGCGACCGGCAGATCACGGACAAGAACCTGCGCAAGCGCGTGCGGGAGGCGCAGCGCGCGGTCGACGGAGCGCGCCGCGCGTCCGAGTCCGGTGGCGCCGACGCCGTAGACTGATCCGGTGCTGCGTCGGATCCCTGCTGCTCTCGCCGTCATCGGCCTGTCCGCCCTCGCCCTCGTGGGCTGCTCGTCATCGGCGCCCGCGGCGTGCGAACGCCCCGATGCCGGTTCGTCCGCTCTGGGGCTGATCGACGCCTCCGGCGCAGAGGGCTCGCCCGCGGTGACGTTGGCCGACCCGGTCTACGTCGACGAGACGTCCTTCGAGGACGTGACCGTCGGCGACGGTCCCGCCGTCACCTCCGACGCGCAGGACGTCGTCTTCTCCGTTGCGATCGCCAACGGCGCGTCGGGTGAGACGCTCATCTCGTCGGGCACCGACGTCCGTCCGGTCTCCGGCTGGGCCGAGCACTATGCGGGCCTGGCAGACATGATGCAGTGCGCCACCGAGGGGTCGCGCATCGTCGGGGCCCTCCCGTTCGACGCCGTCTCGGCCGAGGCGGCCTCGAGCATGGGGCTCACCGAAGGTCAGTCGCTCGCCGTCGTGCTCGACCTGCAGAAGGTCTACCTGCCCGCAGCGAACGGCATCCCGCAGTACAACGACCGACCGGGTATGCCGTCGGTCGTGCTCGCCCCCAGCGGCGCCCCCGGCATCATCGTGCCCGACGCCGCTCCGCCGGCGGAACTGGCCGTCGAGGTGCTCAAGCGCGGCGAAGGCCCCGCGGTCACCGCTGACGACAGCATCCGCATCCACTACACGGGCGTCACGTGGGCCGAGCGCACCGTGTTCGACTCGACATGGGACAAGGGCGCATCGGCGGCCGTGACCCTCGACGGCGTCGTGCCGGGATTCGCCCAGGCGCTCGAGGGTGCGACGGTGGGCTCGCAGCTGCTGGTCGTGATCCCGCCCGACCTCGGATACGGCGAGGAAGGCACCGGGTCCATCCCCGGCAACGCCACTCTCGTCTTCGTGATCGACGTCCTCGGCGTCGACGCGCCCGCCCCCGCGCCTACGGAGTAGTCGCGCCGGAGGTGCCGGTGACCGTCCTAGGATGAGTCGCGTGGCCACCGAATCGACGCGCATCGCACCCGAGGAGCGGCTGGTCAACCTCGTCGTCGCCCTCTTGGCGACCGAACAGGGGCTGACGAAAGACACGATCCTCACCTCCGTCTCGGGGTATCGGGAGCAGAGCGAGGCCGGAGCGGGCAAGGACGCGCTCGAGAAGATGTTCGAGCGCGACAAGGAGAACCTCCGTGGTCTCGGCGTCCCGATCGAGACGATCGGCGATTTCGCCGATCCCGACGACCTCCGCGAGGCGCGCTACCGCATCCCGACGAGTGAGTATGAGCTGCCGGTGGACATCGACTTCACCTCCGCCGAGCTGGCGGTGCTGAATCTCGCCGGAGGCGTCTGGAGCGAGAGCTCCATGTCGTCCCAAGCCCGTAGTGGCTTGCGCAAGATCCGTGCTCTCGGCAACGAGGTTGACGCGCCCATCATCGGGTACTCGCCGCGCATCAGCCTGCATGAGCCGGCGTTCGCCCCGCTGCAGCGCGCCATCGAGCAGGCGCGCGAGGCGGAGTTCGACTATCTGAAGCCCGGCGGAGGCGCCGCGATGCGTCGTCGCGTGCGCCCGCTGGCGCTGCTGGAGTACGAGGGGCGTTGGCACGTGTACGGCTTCGATCGCGACCAGGATGCCATGCGCACCTTCCTTCTGTCGCGCATCTCGTCCGCCGTCCAGGTCACCAAGCGCGGTTTCGATCCCGCGCTGCGCGAGGGCGCGGGGGAGCAGGCGCTTCGGGGACTCCAGGAGGTGGCGGCTCGGCAGCGGGCGCTCGTGGAGGTCGCACCCGGCACGGAGGCTGCGCTGCGGCTGGAGCGCCGTGCGGTCGCCGGCTCCGAGGACGCCCCCCGACAGGGCATCCTCGTGCCTTTCGTCGACGTGCACGTGTTCGCCGACGAACTGGCCTCCTACGGTCCGGAGGTTCGGGTCGTGGAACCTGCGGAGCTGCGTGAGCAGGTCATCGTGCGTTTGGAGCGCACGGTGGCGACCCATCGAGACGGAGACGCTTCATGACCGCGGGCCCCCTGTTGGCGACCGACCGGGCGGCGCTCATCCTGCAACTCGTGCCGTATCTCATCGGCAAGGGCGAGGTATCGCTGGCCGAGGCGGCCGACGAGTTCGACGTGACCGAGGCGCAGATGCGCTCGATGGTCGAGAAGCTCACGGTGATCGGGCTGCCGGGTGACGGCGGCTTCTGGCAGATGGCGAACGACCTCTTCGACATCGACTGGGATCTGTTGGACGAGCACGGCGTCGTCT
This genomic window from Candidatus Microbacterium phytovorans contains:
- a CDS encoding M20/M25/M40 family metallo-hydrolase, yielding MPEPVQLPEVVRIARDLIRIDTTNWGEGRSAGEREAAEYVGAYLEGLGLEPEYFEPVPRRTNLSVRVPGRDRTKPALVLHGHLDVVPAVAEDWSVDPFGGEIRDGMLWGRGAVDMKDMDAMILASLGTILRAGEQPERDLVVTFFADEENGGVEGSQLVVRERPEWFAGATEAISEVGGYSIPVGDRQAYLLQVGEKALVWLRLRARGVAGHGSRFHTDNAVTRLAEAVAALGRTAWPLALTDTTRQTVAGLADLCGGDPSDPDAVADSTGPASGFLRSTLRTTTNPTGLTAGYKHNVIPDAAVATIDVRTLPGREDEVLAEIQRIVGDDIVVEISHRDIGLEVPFSGPLVEAMVGALDRHDPGVPVIPYLMGGGTDNKALAELGIAGYGFAPLRLPRELDFTGMFHGVDERVPLDALTFGQRVLTDLLRSY
- a CDS encoding VIT1/CCC1 family protein, with product MNSPGSPASATPRDHRRWAQYLVDERSEARVYRELADRREGEEREILLALADAEGRHEAHWLELLGGEPQRLPAPSVGSRLLGWMARRFGSIFVLALAQNAESRSPYDSEPFATSRMAADEKIHGEVVRGLAARGRRRLSGTFRAAVFGANDGLVSNLALVMGIGATGVGAQFVLFSGIAGLLAGALSMGAGEYVSVRSQRELLEATEPNDHADDVLAELDIDANELALVYRTRGMTEDEALAHAREIVARAQGEEAGVVRTHERSTDHEVVGSALGAAGSSFLFFASGAIIPVLPWLFGLSGVAAIVLALALVGIALLATGATVGLLSGAPPLRRGLRQLAIGFGAAAITYILGLVFGVSVG
- a CDS encoding DEAD/DEAH box helicase is translated as MTGDEQTHFGSFAAEHLSPAFPQRAPWGTAQNLRAWQAEALEAYFAADGPDGVGNGPRDFLAAATPGAGKTTFALRLASELLRRGVVDSIVVVAPTEHLKTQWADAAARVSIRLDPRFSNRHHAPARHYHGVAVTYAQVAVKASVHQRLVMDARTLVILDEVHHGGDALSWGEALREAYGRATRRLLLSGTPFRSDTAPIPFVEYHPNAKGIRLSRTDYNYGYGRALADGVVRPVLFLVYAGKMRWRTRAGDELEAHLGQDNTKDITAQAWRTALDPEGDWIPAVLQSADRRLSEVRQDVPDAGGLVIATDQTAARAYAAILRDITGEQPTVVLSDDKAASRRIETFAQSTSRWMVAVRMVSEGVDVPRLAVGVYATSASTPLFFAQAIGRFVRARRRGETASVFLPNVPQLLNLAGELERERDHALDRETDGDGDGLDDDLLDSAEREDSASDALTEEFSYQALGSVAHFDRVLFDGKEFGQLAVPGTPEEEEFLGLPGLLEPEHVHELLMQRQARQSRHRRLRESSTSEAGSAPDAGDGLPAPLHRTLREQRQLLNSLVGLYARQSGEPHGSVHAELRRVCGGPEVSRATVAQLQARIELLRARVRA
- a CDS encoding HAD family phosphatase → MTPALPAAVLWDMDGTLVDTEPYWIAAEAPLVERFGGTWTHEQALQMVGMGLEDAARILQDAGVRMPVHEIIDVLTTEVMRQLRSEGVPFRPGAKELLLGLRDAGIPTALVTMSMRRMATEIVDLIEFEAFDLVIGGDDVARPKPFPDPYLQACEALGVRPEDVVAIEDSPNGLRSSLAAGIASLGVPNVVSLVGVGAHELWPTLDGRTVADLAAFHAAHRQETPA
- a CDS encoding tRNA (adenine-N1)-methyltransferase; translated protein: MNTDLRPSGPFRYGDRVQLTGPKGRLHTITLRDGGELHTHHGVLKHASIVDQPDGSVVTNSGGHEYLALRPLLRDFVMSMPRGAAIVYPKDAAQILAAADIFPGASVVEAGVGSGALSLWLLRAIGTAGRLVSFERREEFSQVAEANVETFLGHYPDTWQVVVGDLVEQLPQAVAPASVDRVVLDMLAPWECIDVVADALTPGGVVLCYVATATQLSRVAEYLRATGLFTDPEATETMVRGWHVEGLAVRPDHRMVAHTGFLLTARRLAPGAVPPDVRKRALKKPSYADEDVEIWTPGAVGDRQITDKNLRKRVREAQRAVDGARRASESGGADAVD
- a CDS encoding PAC2 family protein; this translates as MDGLGQRVLVIAFDGWNDAGEAASAAAAHLRTTRDYEQVYAVDPELYFDYQYTRPHVRLTAEGARELVWPDATLWRPPHLPGSDPEAPRLWLLTGVEPARAWQAFAAELVDAALSEDITGIVALGSMMSDVPHTRPISIFAGSDNDALRTTLSLERPTYEGPVGILSVLGAVAEEAGIPTVALWASVPHYVAGHTPSPKATLALLDRLSDMTGADVERGQLPAEALAWEASIDAAAADDEEMTEYIHQLEATRDTWDSPEASGDAIAQEFEKYLRRGGEGPQKPGRDDPRR
- a CDS encoding SGNH/GDSL hydrolase family protein yields the protein MRRNEPPNDDHRTPSAPIEVAHPWQRMVAIGDSFTEGIGDPIPGSPGEHRGWADRVAEVLGAQVDDFAYANLAVRGKLIGQIVADQVEPALALNPDLVTFSAGGNDVIRPGGDPDAVAAQFEDAVVRLSSRGATVVVFTGIDTDFTPVFRGIRGRVAIYNENIRAIADRHDCIVADQWALKEVQDMRFFDDDRLHYNSLGHHEVARMVLRALNVPNDLRPMQPDPLPSLTWREARGNDIVWARQYLVPWVLRRLRQQSSGDEIVAKRPDALPIVTLAPGADFDAPRGHSV
- a CDS encoding undecaprenyl-diphosphate phosphatase: MGSFFDAIILGIVQGLTEFLPISSSAHLRIVGEILPAAQDPGATFTAITQIGTELAVLVYFWHRIVRIIAQWFRSLTGRVPRNDPDARMGWIVILGTLPIGILGFLFQDVIRDTFRNLWLVAIVLIVFGLLLGAADALGKRVRTEKDLTYPHGLALGVAQALALVPGVSRSGATTTMGLALGYTRPAAAEVAFLLAVPAVFGSGLYELYHAIREPGAQVFTMVETAVATVIAFGVGLAVIAFLMRYLSRGSFLPFVLYRLALGTVLIILLATGVMQAY
- a CDS encoding RNA methyltransferase, whose translation is MDISRIDAADDPRLADYRDLTDVALRRVREPEGGLYIAESAKVLRRALSAGHRPRSVLVQEKWLDEVTALLEEADAVDVPIFVVPADVAEAVTGYAVHRGALAAMHRPALPSVADVIASARTVLVLEDIVDHTNVGAAFRAAAGLGADAVLVSPRCADPLYRRSVRVSMGTVFQVPWARLPEWPDAGAVLRDAGLHVAALALADGAVPLDAFAAARPERVALLLGAEGDGLSRRALAAADTVVTIPMAGGVDSLNVAAAAAVALWALR